From the Candidatus Dormiibacterota bacterium genome, one window contains:
- a CDS encoding Flp family type IVb pilin: protein MNQLLRKKATRKGQSMVEYAIILVLVACVCIAVIATTGNQVVLTFQDIEETLLNPSDPGAAAVYTCPDGTPAVLHGHKYHCQ, encoded by the coding sequence ATGAACCAGTTGTTGCGCAAAAAGGCGACCCGTAAGGGCCAGTCGATGGTCGAGTACGCGATCATCCTGGTTCTGGTCGCCTGCGTCTGCATCGCTGTGATCGCCACCACTGGCAACCAGGTCGTGCTCACCTTCCAGGACATCGAGGAGACGCTCCTGAACCCAAGCGACCCCGGCGCGGCCGCGGTCTACACCTGCCCCGACGGAACCCCGGCCGTGCTGCACGGTCACAAGTACCA